CCTGCTGGTCGATGGCATGTTCTTCGCGGCCAACGTGCCGAAGATCATTCAGGGCGGTGCCTTCCCGGTGCTGGCGGGGATCGTGCTGTTCATCCTGATGACCACCTGGAAACGCGGCAAGGAGCTGCTGGTCGATCGCCTCGACGAAGGCGCGCTGCCGCTGCCGATCTTCATCAGCAGCATCCGCGTGCAACCGCCGCACCGTGTGCAGGGTACTGCGGTGTTCCTCACCGCACGCTCCGACGCGGTGCCGCATGCGCTGTTGCACAACCTGCTGCACAACCAGGTACTGCATGAGCAAGTGGTGCTCCTGACCGTGGTCTACGAAGATATCCCGCGCGTGCCGCCATCGCGCCGCTTTGAGGTCGAGGCCCACGGCGAAGGCTTCTTCCGGGTGATCCTGCACTTCGGCTTCACCGACGAGCCGGACGTGCCGCAGGCGTTGAAGCTGTGCCATCTGGATGATCTGGACTTCAGCCCGATGCGCACCACCTACTTCCTCAGCCGCGAAACGGTGATCGCCTCGAAACTCGAAGGCATGGCCCGCTGGCGCGAGGCGCTGTTTGCGTTCATGTTGAAGAATGCCAACGGCAACCTGCGTTTCTTCAATCTGCCGCTGAACCGGGTGATTGAGTTGGGGACGCAGGTCGAGATGTAACCCCGCCTCAACTGAAAAGCCCCCGTCAGCTTCAAGGCTGGCGGGGGCTTTTTTGTGCCCGCACATAAACCTCTAACCCACTGCAAATCCCCTGTGGGAGCGAGCTTGCTCGCGAAGGCCGAGTGTCAGTCGAGACATGTGGTGGCTGATTCACCGCATTCGCGAGCAAGCTCGCTCCCACAAGGATTCTGTGGTGTCAGTGGCTTTCAGGCAATTCTTCTTCAGATTCGGTCTTCGTCCGCGCAGGTCGCGGCATCAGCGCTTGGATCACGTCATCAATCAAGGCTTTGCCCATCACCGTCAGGTAATGCGCAGCCCAGGCATGGCGGTCGGTGTATTTGATGAAGGCAGCGTCCTCGGCGAAGGATTTGGCGAGGGACAGCAGGTCGGAGGATTGGGACAGGGCATCGATGATCGGGATGCCGGCGCGGACGTTGAAGAACGCTTGATCCGAGTGGTAGAGGAAGGGGGTGAAGCCGATGGTTTTAATGTTTGCGGGTCCGTGCAGATCAGTTTCGGTCATCGTGTTACTCCTTGGTTCGAAGTGCCGCGACTTTCGTTACCACACGAAAGGGAGGCGACTGTACGCAGGGTGGTAAACCGGGAACCAAGGAAACCGGCACGCTCGAAAGCGTCCCACGCACAGCCGCCATTACTCGATGAGCGGGCTCTTGCGCTGGGTTCTCCGGGTTACCACACCCGATCGCTGAATGGGTCAGCGACGTCCGGAGAGTATCTCGTCAAAAAACAGCGCAATAGAGCCGCAAAGCGCCCGAACACGAGTTTCGGAGTTTGCCTACAAGGTCTGTGGGCGTCATCTGATATTGAGAAACTGGAAGTAAACGATACTAAACGTCTGACACGAACTGGCGTGTGCAAATGAGCGAGACGCGTATGACTGCATCATCGAAACAAGAAAAGCAGGATGATCTCGAGAACCTTCGGATTGAAGCGCAAGCTATGGAGCGATTGATCAACTTCGATCCGGCACAAGCGATCAGCCATGACTATATGCGGGCAAGATACGCTTGCAAGGATTGATGATTATTTGAATTCAGCGCAATTCCCTTGTAGGAGTGAGCCTGCTCGCGATAGCGGTGTGTCAGTTGGCAACTAGGTGGCTGACACTCCGCTATCGCGAGCAGGCTCACTCCTACAGGGGAATGGGTTAGTCGTCCGAGATGTAAAAAGCCCCCGCAAGCGTAAGGCAGCGGGGGCTTTTTGTTTGGCCGGCTCAGATCACTCTGCCGGCTGATCCTTGCTCTGACGTTTCTCGATCAGGTCCACCAGACGCTTGGCCAGCGCCGGGTAGTTCTCGTCGAAGTGGTGGCCGCCAGGCAGTTTCACCGCTTCGCCGACTGCCGTCTTGTCGGTGCAGCCGCTTTCGTCGGTTTCTTCGGCGCCGTAGATGCACACTACTTTGGCCGCTGGCAACTTGGCCATTTCCGGGCCGGTGGCGGCTTCTTTGCCGGCGTTGCCGAGCCAGCCTTCGACTTCGATTTCGAAGCTGCCGGTGCGGGCGAAAGCCAGCAGGATGATGGCGTCGACGCGTTGCTGCTCGGTGTCCGGCAGGCGGTTGTAGATCGCTGGCAGGACGTCGGCACCGAACGAGTAACCGGTCAGGATGAAGCGTTTAGTGCCCCATTTCTGCCGGTAGTGCTGCATCAGTTCGGTCAGGTCCAGGGCGCTTTGCTCAGGGCTCTTGTGCTGCCAGTAGTAGCGCAGGGTGTCGATGCCGACCACCGGGTAGCCAATCTTGGCCATCTCGCCCGCTACGTCGCGGTCGAGGTCGCGCCAGCCGCCGTCACCGGAGAGGAACAGCGTGACGGTGTCTTTGGCCTGACCGGCCGGCACTTCCACCACCGGGATTGCCAGACCGCCGTTGGCCTTGTCGCCGCCGACGAGGATCTTGCGCAGCTCGTTGTTCAGCACCTGCGGCAGGTTGATGTCGTAGTCGCTGATGCTGGTTTCGGCGTTCGGTTGATCGCGCACGAAACCGGCGCTGGTGTCGTCCGGGTTGTCGTTCCACGCCACCAGCCAGTGGCCATGAGCCGCGGATTTCGGCAGCAGGTGAGTGCAACCGGGTTTTTCCAGCGCCAGGTCAACCGAGATCGCCTGGGCCTTGTCGTCCTTCTGCTCGGACAACCAGCGCCAGGCCAGTACCGCGCCAGGGCCGATACCGCTGACCAGCGTGGCCGGGCCATTCAGTTCGCGCAGGCCGGTTTGCAGGGCGCGGCTCTGTTGCAGGCAGTCCTTGGGCAGAATCACCTGAACGATCTGCGCCGAGGCGCTGCGGCTCAAGGTGCTCAGTTGGTTGTCGGTCAGCTTCTGGTCGTCATTGACCGCGACCAGCACCTGCGCTTTGGGCTGAGTGCCGGGTATGACGCGGGTCATGACCGTGCCGTCGGCGGCCGTCAGTGGTTGCAGAGTCGGTTGCGGTGCCGGGCGTTTGAGGTACCAGTAACCACCGCCGGCAATCACGGCCAGCACGATCAGTGCGGCCAGGATGTACTTCAGGGAGCGTTGAATCATCAGCGTTTCACCAATCCAGTCAAGCCGCCCGCGATCAGGGCAGCAGTATCGGCCAGCGCCACCAGCGGATCGAGTCCGGCGGGCACTGCCATATAACGGGGTTCCCAGTCAGGCTGGAACTTGTCTTTGAAGCGGCGCAAGCCTTGGAAGTTGTACAGCTGCTCACCACGGCGGAAGACCATCGAGCCCAGGCGCTGGGTCAGCGGTGCACCACGCCGGGGTTGCAACCCCGACAACGGCACCATGCCCAGGCTGAAGCGCGCGTATCCGTGACTCTTATAGTGTTGAATCAGGCCGACCATCAGGAACTCCATGGTCAGCTTGGGGGCGTCCGGGTGCGAGCGCATCAGGTCGAGACTGGCCAGGTCATGGCTGAAAGTCTCGAGCAGGTTGGCGAACGCCACCGGGCGACCTTCGAAGCGAATCACCGCAATACGGAAATGCTTCAGGTAATCGTCGCTGAAACGACCGAGGGAGAAACCTTTCTCGCGCACATTCTTGCCGGTCAGCCACGCATCGGAAATCACTTTCAACTCGTCCATCGGCGCCTGGCCCGGCTCATGGATTTCCAGCGACAGACCATCGCGAGTGCCACGGTTCCAGGTGTAGCGCAGGTCCTTCATCTCTTTGCCCTTGGCTTCCAGGTCAAAGCGCAGCAGATCGACCCGGGCTTCTTCGCCAAGCTTGATCGCGGTCAGGCCGATGTCCATGTAGTACGGCAGGTTCTCCGCGCGCACTTGGTAGAACACAGGGCGGGCGTGATGGATGTCGCACAGGTCGCGGAACTGCCAGATCATCTCGGCGCGTTGCTGGCCGGGGCCGATCGGGTCGTACAGCGCCACCAGGCTGCGGCCACGGCGGGCGTACATCAGGAAGGCTTCGTCGTTCTGGTGAAACAGCAACGCTTTGTCACCGGTCAGCGCGAGGCCGCCATCGGGTTGCGACGAAGCCATCAGGATTTTCGCGGCGCGATCCAGTTCGTCCGGGGTCGGCAGGTGGATCACCGGGCGCGCGGTGCGCAGCAGCCAGGTCAGCGCGATCACCAGTAACAGCACGGCGGCGCCGAGCAACGAACGCAAGCCGCGCGGGGCGTCTGCGTCGAGGGTGAACTGCCACCACAGTTGATGGCTGTACGGCACGTCCTGATAGGCGAACAGCAGCAACCAGGTCGAAGCGCCGAGGACGCAGAGGCTGGCCACCAGATACAGCGGCGAGAACGGCAGTTCGGTCAGGCGGCTCGGGCGATAGAACGAACGGCGGAACACCCCCAGCAGCGCAGCGGTGAGGGTCATCAGCGTAGCTTCTTCCCAGTCGAAGCCTTTGAGCAGCGAGAGCAGGGCGCCGACCAGCAACAGAATGGTGGTCAGCATCCACGCCGCCGACAGGCGCCGGCGCAGGCCCTGCGCCAGCATCAGACACAGCACACCGATCAGGCTGGCGCCGAAGTGCGAGGCGTCAACCAGACGATGCGGAATCAGAAAACCGATGTGTTCGAGACGGGTGTCGATCTCCGGGGTGGCGCCGGAAAACAGCAGCACCACGCCGGACAGAAACACCAGCACCGCCAGAATCGGCGCGGCCAGACCGGATGCGGCGCGCATGGTCTGGGTCTGGAACAGGCGCTGGCCTTCGTTGATCAGCAAGAACAGGCAGGCCACCAGCAGCGGCAGCACGACGTAGATCAGACGGTAGAGCAGCAGGGCGGCGGCGAGTGGCGCGGCCCCGAGGGTGTCGGCAAACGCGGCCAGCAGGATTGCTTCGAAGACCCCGACACCCCCCGGCACATGGCTGAGGACGCCGGCGGCCAGGGCCAGCAGGTACACCAGCAGGAAGGCGCCGAACGGCGGGGCTTCCGGCAGCAGCAGATAAAGCACGGTGGCCGCTGCGGCGACGTCAAGGGCGGTGATGATCAGTTGCAGGAAGGTCAGGCGTCGGCCGGGCAGGCGCAGCGTCCGGCGACCGGCCCTGACCAGCAGGTTGTCGCGGTACGGTTGCTCCGGCAGACGGCGGCGATAGATGCCGATCGCCAGAATCGCGCCCAGACCCAGCACCACCATGGCGATCGTGCCGAGCAGGCCTTCTGACAGGCCCAGCGCGGCGGAGGCGGCGGGCAGGTCACTCAGGGTCGCGAGAGCCGCCAGCGGTGGCAGGGCGCAACCCAGCGACAGGCTGGCGAACAGCGTCATGTGCGCGACTTCGGAGGCGCCCAGCCCATGGCGTGCATATAAACGGTAGCGCACCGAGCCGCCGGACAGCAGCGACAGGCCGATGGCGTTGCCAATCGCAAATGCGGTAAAGCCGCCCAGCGCCAGAGTGCGCGGCGGCAGTGTCACGCCGGCATAGCGGCTGGCCGACCATTCATAGCCCAGCAATATGATGAAGCCGACCACCGTAGCAGCCACTGCGCCGAGCAGGGCCGGTTTCGGCACCGCCAGGATCGAGTCATGCAGGGCATACAGATCGAGTTCGCTCAGCAGATGGCGGCAGGCAATCAGCGCAATGGCAAACAGCAGCAACGTGACCGCCAGACCGATCGGCTGGCGATATTTGCTCAACCGATCCAGCAAGCGCAGGCGCTCGGGTTTGATCGGATGTTCTGCTGTGACGGTGTCTTGTGAATCAGACGAGTTGGCGCGCATCAATCACCTCTTGGATTGTGCGCGACAGGATGGAGGTATCCAGCCAAGTTACCAATCCCTGTAGAAAAAAATAATCACAAAATACTACGCCTCTCATCCGGGATCGGCGAGGGCGGGTCATGGATTGCAGACGTCTTGCCTGCGACTCAAGCATAGTCGCAACTCGGCGGGTCTGATGATCCTGAGCGTTTCACTGCAGCGTGACAGATCATTGTTGCGAAAGGACTTTTTCCACAGATACAAAAAAGGCCACTCTTTCGAGCAGCCTTTTTTGATGTTTGGTTGCGGGAGCCGGATTTGAACCGACGACCTTCGGGTTATGAGCCCGACGAGCTACCAGACTGCTCCATCCCGCGTCTGTGTGGCGGCATTCTACAGGCGAACGGCGAGGTGTCAACCGCTAATCCCGTAAAGGGTCAAATAAGTGTGAATTTGCGTCAAACGGTCGCAGCGGCGCGGTAAGTTTCGGAAATGCAACGAATTCCTGTTCGCCCCGATGTGCGTGATGCGGAGGGCGGTCTGAAAAACAGACAGGCACAAAAAAGGCCACTCTTTCGAGTAGCCTTTTTTGATGTTTGGTTGCGGGAGCCGGATTTGAACCGACGACCTTCGGGTTATGAGCCCGACGAGCTACCAGACTGCTCCATCCCGCGTCTGTGTGTCGGCATTCTACAGAGGATCGCCGGGGTGTCAACCTTGAATCTGGATAAATCTGTTCCTGTTCAATCGGTTAGCGCTATTTTCGGTGCGGATGAAGAGGGCGCAGGGCAGGCGGGGCAAGGCTTTCAGCTCTATCGGCAGGAGTTTTTCGATTGAAAAAATAAATTCATGGTTGTTTTCCTACAGCCTGAAAAGAACATTCAGACCACTGGTGCTATATACAGGTGTCAGTGAGATACTGCGGATCCGGCTCGCCATGTTTCCTTTCTGTCATGACCCAGCGAAAAATCATCCACGTCGACTGTGACTGTTTCTACGCCGCCATCGAGATGCGCGACGACCCGAACCTGGCCGGCAAACCGCTGGCGGTGGGCGGGTCGGCGGATCGGCGTGGGGTGATCGCCACCTGCAACTATGAAGCGCGGGCGTACGGCGTGCGTTCGGCAATGTCGTCCGGGCATGCCTTGAAGCTGTGTCCCGACCTGACCATCGTCAAGCCGCGCATGGAGGCCTATCGCGAAGCCTCGAAGGAAATCCACACGATCTTTCGCGATTACACCGACCTGATCGAGCCACTGTCGCTGGATGAGGCCTACCTCGACGTCTCCGACAGCGCGCATTTTGGCGGCAGTGCCACGCGCATCGCTCAGGATATCCGCCGCCGGGTCTCCAATCAGTTGCACATCACCGTGTCTGCGGGCGTGGCCCCGAACAAGTTTCTGGCCAAAATCGCCAGCGACTGGAAGAAGCCCAACGGGTTGTTCGTGATTACTCCGGACCAGGTCGAGGATTTCGTCAGTGGCTTGCCGGTGAGCAAGTTGCACGGCGTCGGCAAAGTCACTGCCGACAAGCTGGGCAAGCTAGGTATCGTCGATTGCCTGCAACTGCGCGAGTGGGACAAGTTGGCGCTGGTGCGTGAATTCGGCAGTTTCGGTGAGCGACTCTGGAGTCTGGCCCGTGGGATCGATGACCGGTTGGTGCACAACGACAGCCGCCGACAGTCAATCAGCGTGGAAAACACCTACGACGTCGATCTGCCGGATCTGCGCAGTTGCCTCGACAAGCTGCCGGAGTTGCTGGAAACCCTGAAAACCCGCATGGAGCGGATCGACAGCAGTTATCGACCGGGCAAGCCGTTCGTCAAAGTGAAGTTCCATGACTTTACCCAGACCACACTGGAGCAGGCCGGGGCAGGGCGCGATCTGGGCAGTTATCAGTTGATGTTGACCCAGGCGTTCAACCGTGGCGGGAAGCCGGTGCGGTTGTTGGGTGTGGGGGTGAGACTTGAGGATTTGCGCGGTGGGTTTGAGCAGATGGAGTTGTTTGAGCGCTAATTGCTGCGGTGTTGCTGATGCCGCTTTCGCGAGCAAGCCCGCTCCCACATTTGATCGAGT
The Pseudomonas fluorescens genome window above contains:
- a CDS encoding DUF3077 domain-containing protein, translating into MTETDLHGPANIKTIGFTPFLYHSDQAFFNVRAGIPIIDALSQSSDLLSLAKSFAEDAAFIKYTDRHAWAAHYLTVMGKALIDDVIQALMPRPARTKTESEEELPESH
- a CDS encoding virulence factor family protein; this encodes MIQRSLKYILAALIVLAVIAGGGYWYLKRPAPQPTLQPLTAADGTVMTRVIPGTQPKAQVLVAVNDDQKLTDNQLSTLSRSASAQIVQVILPKDCLQQSRALQTGLRELNGPATLVSGIGPGAVLAWRWLSEQKDDKAQAISVDLALEKPGCTHLLPKSAAHGHWLVAWNDNPDDTSAGFVRDQPNAETSISDYDINLPQVLNNELRKILVGGDKANGGLAIPVVEVPAGQAKDTVTLFLSGDGGWRDLDRDVAGEMAKIGYPVVGIDTLRYYWQHKSPEQSALDLTELMQHYRQKWGTKRFILTGYSFGADVLPAIYNRLPDTEQQRVDAIILLAFARTGSFEIEVEGWLGNAGKEAATGPEMAKLPAAKVVCIYGAEETDESGCTDKTAVGEAVKLPGGHHFDENYPALAKRLVDLIEKRQSKDQPAE
- the mprF gene encoding bifunctional lysylphosphatidylglycerol flippase/synthetase MprF, yielding MRANSSDSQDTVTAEHPIKPERLRLLDRLSKYRQPIGLAVTLLLFAIALIACRHLLSELDLYALHDSILAVPKPALLGAVAATVVGFIILLGYEWSASRYAGVTLPPRTLALGGFTAFAIGNAIGLSLLSGGSVRYRLYARHGLGASEVAHMTLFASLSLGCALPPLAALATLSDLPAASAALGLSEGLLGTIAMVVLGLGAILAIGIYRRRLPEQPYRDNLLVRAGRRTLRLPGRRLTFLQLIITALDVAAAATVLYLLLPEAPPFGAFLLVYLLALAAGVLSHVPGGVGVFEAILLAAFADTLGAAPLAAALLLYRLIYVVLPLLVACLFLLINEGQRLFQTQTMRAASGLAAPILAVLVFLSGVVLLFSGATPEIDTRLEHIGFLIPHRLVDASHFGASLIGVLCLMLAQGLRRRLSAAWMLTTILLLVGALLSLLKGFDWEEATLMTLTAALLGVFRRSFYRPSRLTELPFSPLYLVASLCVLGASTWLLLFAYQDVPYSHQLWWQFTLDADAPRGLRSLLGAAVLLLVIALTWLLRTARPVIHLPTPDELDRAAKILMASSQPDGGLALTGDKALLFHQNDEAFLMYARRGRSLVALYDPIGPGQQRAEMIWQFRDLCDIHHARPVFYQVRAENLPYYMDIGLTAIKLGEEARVDLLRFDLEAKGKEMKDLRYTWNRGTRDGLSLEIHEPGQAPMDELKVISDAWLTGKNVREKGFSLGRFSDDYLKHFRIAVIRFEGRPVAFANLLETFSHDLASLDLMRSHPDAPKLTMEFLMVGLIQHYKSHGYARFSLGMVPLSGLQPRRGAPLTQRLGSMVFRRGEQLYNFQGLRRFKDKFQPDWEPRYMAVPAGLDPLVALADTAALIAGGLTGLVKR
- the dinB gene encoding DNA polymerase IV, which gives rise to MTQRKIIHVDCDCFYAAIEMRDDPNLAGKPLAVGGSADRRGVIATCNYEARAYGVRSAMSSGHALKLCPDLTIVKPRMEAYREASKEIHTIFRDYTDLIEPLSLDEAYLDVSDSAHFGGSATRIAQDIRRRVSNQLHITVSAGVAPNKFLAKIASDWKKPNGLFVITPDQVEDFVSGLPVSKLHGVGKVTADKLGKLGIVDCLQLREWDKLALVREFGSFGERLWSLARGIDDRLVHNDSRRQSISVENTYDVDLPDLRSCLDKLPELLETLKTRMERIDSSYRPGKPFVKVKFHDFTQTTLEQAGAGRDLGSYQLMLTQAFNRGGKPVRLLGVGVRLEDLRGGFEQMELFER